A window from Rhizobium sp. N324 encodes these proteins:
- a CDS encoding ABC transporter substrate-binding protein: MPINLRGLTIGLLLTLVSACSAHAAASCGDNSGKPATGEPIVIGAITGKTGPDDFSNSTKAAKAYFDCLNANGGIKGRPVKYLVEDDQWNPEIAAQLAAKLVNDEKAVLMVGNSSFVECGANADFYKKSGILVVAGVGVPRECFFAANYAPTNAGPRVSMLGAMGYALDHLNAKSVVCIGPNIPNVGTWSCDGIIQLAKEKGLKAETILMDPGTADSTSTILQAAASKPDVIILGLPKGVTVPLLTAAEEQGLNQSIKFLSAASAYDLSVPGTIGAGWDGNFIVNMEFNDLEATTPDNQNWLAVMDQYGQKSDPRDTFAQAGYLAARIAETALMTLDPANINRETASAAVRGIKGFKSDIFCAPWYFGDGQTRHNANSTTRMAVSEGGKWKVVSDCAPSPDPELKDIRAFEKSAGLN; encoded by the coding sequence ATGCCTATCAATTTAAGAGGGCTGACAATCGGCCTTTTGCTGACGCTCGTTTCGGCGTGCAGCGCCCATGCGGCCGCATCCTGCGGCGACAATAGCGGCAAGCCGGCAACCGGCGAGCCGATCGTGATCGGCGCCATCACCGGCAAGACCGGGCCGGACGATTTCTCGAATTCGACCAAGGCTGCCAAGGCTTATTTCGACTGCCTCAATGCCAATGGCGGCATCAAGGGGCGACCGGTCAAATATCTGGTCGAGGACGACCAGTGGAATCCGGAGATCGCCGCGCAGCTTGCGGCCAAGCTCGTCAATGACGAGAAGGCCGTGCTGATGGTCGGCAATTCGAGTTTCGTCGAATGCGGCGCCAATGCCGATTTCTACAAGAAATCCGGCATTCTCGTCGTCGCCGGCGTCGGCGTCCCCCGCGAATGCTTCTTCGCGGCAAATTACGCGCCCACCAATGCCGGTCCGCGCGTCTCCATGCTCGGCGCCATGGGTTATGCGCTCGATCATCTGAACGCGAAGTCGGTGGTCTGCATCGGCCCGAACATCCCGAACGTCGGCACCTGGTCCTGCGACGGGATCATCCAGCTCGCCAAGGAAAAGGGCCTGAAGGCCGAGACGATCCTGATGGACCCCGGTACCGCCGATTCCACGTCGACCATCCTGCAGGCGGCGGCTTCCAAGCCCGACGTGATTATTCTCGGCCTGCCCAAGGGTGTGACGGTACCGCTCTTGACCGCCGCCGAGGAGCAGGGGCTGAACCAGAGCATCAAGTTCCTCAGCGCTGCCTCTGCCTATGATCTCTCCGTGCCCGGCACGATCGGCGCCGGCTGGGATGGCAATTTCATCGTCAACATGGAGTTCAACGATCTCGAAGCGACGACGCCCGATAACCAGAACTGGCTCGCCGTCATGGATCAGTACGGTCAGAAATCCGATCCGCGCGATACCTTCGCCCAGGCCGGCTATCTCGCGGCAAGGATCGCCGAAACGGCGCTGATGACGCTCGATCCCGCCAACATCAATCGCGAGACGGCTTCGGCCGCCGTGCGGGGGATCAAGGGCTTCAAGAGCGATATCTTCTGCGCGCCCTGGTATTTCGGTGACGGCCAGACCCGCCACAACGCCAATTCGACGACGCGCATGGCCGTCAGCGAGGGCGGCAAGTGGAAAGTCGTCTCCGACTGCGCGCCGTCGCCGGATCCTGAGCTGAAGGACATCCGCGCCTTCGAAAAGTCCGCCGGTCTCAACTGA
- a CDS encoding GMC family oxidoreductase encodes MTTYDYIIVGGGSSGCVLANRLSENPAHKVLLIESGRRDADPWIHIPATFFKVLGKGIDIHPYASNPDKGLNGRPSIVPQGNVLGGGSSVNAMIYIRGHRNDYDTWSQMGCHGWSYDDVLPAFRSLEHNERLNGQFHGRKGGLHVSDPRHRHPLSEAFVKAATEIGIPHNDDFNGADQAGVGFYQSTTHGGRRWSSAQAFLREAEKRPNLTVLTERKVARLLFEGQRATGVELLDGATFRASREIALTAGAIATPKILQLSGIGDGAHLAALGIPVIADLPGVGANYQDHLEVPVQGETREPISILGHDRGLRAAGHMLRYLTSHRGLLSSNVVECGGFVDTAGTGQPDVQFHVLPVLIGFVDREAEPGHGLSIGPCYLRPRSRGWIRLKSADPSEQTDFTANLLSDPADIETLVRGVETAIRILDAPALAKLVKRRVLPKPGVEKDPEALRDYIRQSAKTVFHPAGTARMGRADDRMAVVGSDLKVRGVEGLRVCDASVMPTLVSGNTNAPTMMIAAKAAAFMTGKTISG; translated from the coding sequence ATGACGACTTACGATTACATCATCGTCGGTGGCGGATCCTCGGGCTGCGTGCTGGCCAACCGCCTGTCGGAAAACCCAGCGCACAAGGTGCTCCTGATCGAATCCGGCCGCCGCGACGCCGATCCGTGGATCCATATCCCCGCGACCTTTTTCAAGGTGCTGGGCAAGGGGATCGATATCCATCCCTATGCATCGAACCCGGACAAAGGCCTGAACGGCCGGCCGAGCATCGTGCCGCAGGGCAATGTGCTCGGCGGCGGCAGCTCGGTCAACGCGATGATCTATATTCGCGGCCATCGCAACGACTACGACACCTGGTCGCAGATGGGCTGCCACGGCTGGTCTTATGACGACGTGCTTCCGGCCTTCCGTTCGTTGGAGCACAATGAGCGTCTGAACGGCCAATTCCACGGCAGGAAGGGTGGCTTGCATGTCTCCGACCCGCGCCACCGGCATCCGCTGAGCGAGGCCTTCGTCAAGGCGGCGACCGAAATCGGCATTCCCCACAATGACGATTTCAACGGCGCCGATCAGGCGGGGGTCGGCTTCTATCAGAGCACCACCCATGGCGGCCGGCGCTGGAGCTCGGCTCAGGCCTTTCTGCGCGAGGCGGAGAAGCGGCCGAATCTCACCGTGCTGACCGAGCGCAAGGTGGCGCGCCTGCTGTTCGAGGGGCAGAGGGCGACCGGCGTGGAACTGCTCGATGGTGCGACCTTCAGGGCGTCGCGCGAAATCGCGCTCACCGCAGGCGCCATCGCCACGCCGAAGATCCTGCAATTGTCGGGGATCGGCGATGGTGCGCATCTTGCCGCGCTGGGCATCCCGGTGATCGCCGATCTGCCGGGGGTCGGCGCCAATTATCAGGATCATCTCGAAGTGCCGGTACAAGGCGAGACGCGCGAGCCGATCTCGATCCTCGGCCACGACAGGGGCCTGCGGGCCGCCGGCCATATGCTGCGCTATCTCACCTCGCATCGCGGGCTGCTGTCGTCCAATGTCGTCGAATGCGGCGGCTTCGTCGATACCGCAGGCACCGGCCAGCCGGATGTGCAGTTCCATGTGCTGCCGGTGCTGATCGGCTTCGTCGACCGCGAAGCGGAGCCCGGCCACGGCCTCAGCATCGGGCCGTGTTACCTCCGGCCGCGGTCGCGCGGCTGGATCAGGCTGAAAAGCGCCGATCCCAGCGAGCAGACCGATTTCACCGCCAATCTGCTGTCTGATCCCGCCGATATCGAGACACTGGTGCGCGGTGTCGAAACGGCAATCCGCATCCTCGATGCCCCGGCGCTCGCCAAGCTGGTCAAGCGCCGCGTGCTGCCGAAACCCGGCGTCGAGAAAGATCCGGAGGCCCTGCGCGACTACATCAGGCAATCGGCCAAGACCGTCTTCCATCCGGCGGGAACGGCGCGCATGGGCCGCGCTGATGATCGCATGGCGGTCGTCGGATCGGATCTCAAGGTGCGCGGCGTCGAGGGGCTGCGCGTCTGCGACGCCTCGGTGATGCCGACGCTGGTGTCGGGCAATACCAACGCGCCGACGATGATGATTGCGGCAAAGGCTGCCGCGTTCATGACAGGAAAGACGATTTCCGGCTGA
- a CDS encoding aldehyde dehydrogenase family protein encodes MKQSTLLIGGETVATAHHAPVANPSNGEIVGYMPLAGETDLDRAVAAAAAAFKSWSQTSNEERAAACRAIAEKIAEHAEELAQILTREQGKPLNGLGSRFEIGAALAWTRHTADLDLPVEILQDDAEGRVELHRKPIGVVGSITPWNWPVMIACWHIVPALRAGNTVVIKPSPLTPLSTIRLVEIINTVLPAGVVNVITGENSIGAALSAHPGIAKMTFTGSTETGKKIMASAVATLKRLTLELGGNDAGIVLPDVDPKAIAEGLFWGAFINNGQTCAALKRLYVHDSIYEEVCAALADYAGKITIGDGLDEASILGPIQNELQFNKVRELVDDARAKGGRILTGGAPLDRPGYFYPITLVADVDHGVRLVDEEQFGPALPIIRYSDLDEVIAHANQNPAGLGGSVWSADVEKAKRYAMQLECGSVWINKHGAIQPNAPFGGVKQSGIGVEFGADGLKEFTTIQTVLS; translated from the coding sequence GTGAAGCAGTCTACCCTGCTCATCGGTGGCGAAACTGTCGCCACCGCCCATCATGCGCCGGTTGCCAATCCGTCGAACGGCGAAATCGTCGGCTATATGCCGCTTGCCGGAGAAACCGATCTCGACCGGGCCGTTGCCGCCGCCGCGGCGGCCTTCAAAAGCTGGTCGCAGACCTCGAATGAAGAACGCGCCGCGGCCTGCCGGGCCATTGCCGAGAAGATTGCCGAGCACGCCGAAGAACTGGCGCAGATCCTGACCCGGGAGCAGGGCAAGCCGCTCAACGGTCTAGGATCGCGCTTCGAAATCGGCGCAGCACTTGCCTGGACGCGCCATACGGCCGATCTCGACCTGCCGGTCGAGATCCTCCAGGATGACGCCGAAGGACGTGTCGAGCTGCACCGCAAGCCGATCGGCGTCGTCGGTTCGATCACGCCCTGGAACTGGCCCGTCATGATTGCCTGCTGGCACATCGTGCCGGCGCTGCGGGCCGGCAATACCGTCGTCATCAAGCCGTCGCCCCTGACGCCGCTCTCGACCATCCGTCTCGTCGAGATCATCAACACGGTGCTGCCGGCCGGCGTCGTCAATGTGATTACCGGCGAAAACAGCATCGGTGCGGCGCTTTCCGCCCATCCAGGCATTGCCAAGATGACCTTCACCGGCTCGACCGAAACCGGCAAGAAGATCATGGCCTCGGCGGTGGCCACCCTGAAGCGGCTGACGCTGGAGCTTGGCGGCAACGATGCGGGGATCGTGCTGCCCGACGTCGATCCGAAAGCCATCGCCGAGGGCCTGTTCTGGGGCGCCTTCATCAACAACGGCCAGACCTGCGCGGCGCTGAAACGCCTCTATGTGCATGACAGCATCTATGAAGAGGTCTGCGCGGCCCTTGCAGATTATGCCGGCAAGATCACCATTGGCGACGGCCTGGATGAGGCAAGCATCCTCGGTCCGATACAAAACGAATTGCAGTTCAACAAGGTGCGCGAGCTCGTCGACGACGCGCGCGCAAAGGGCGGCCGCATCCTGACCGGCGGCGCGCCGCTGGACCGGCCGGGCTATTTCTACCCGATCACCCTCGTTGCCGATGTCGACCATGGTGTCCGGCTAGTCGATGAGGAGCAGTTCGGACCGGCCCTGCCGATCATCCGCTACAGCGATCTCGACGAGGTCATCGCCCACGCCAACCAGAATCCGGCCGGTCTCGGCGGCTCGGTCTGGTCTGCCGATGTCGAGAAGGCGAAGCGCTATGCCATGCAGCTCGAATGCGGTTCGGTCTGGATCAACAAACATGGCGCGATCCAGCCAAACGCACCTTTCGGGGGCGTCAAACAATCCGGCATCGGCGTCGAATTCGGCGCCGATGGGCTGAAGGAATTCACGACGATCCAGACGGTGTTGAGCTGA
- a CDS encoding helix-turn-helix domain-containing protein, producing MDLLQNRSLVDRAWSPTPYDQWSDDLHNICGNFNAHTMQRGDKVTGTASRIDVCGMEFAHVSNDLDYVHRGWDDIRRDAHEHLFLILQLEGACGVEHSGQQNILDVGECILVDSTRPTTFYFRGHFSNHLSLHLPRQLMYSGSKVNFDVARKLAADDPMTMMLRALIAKMMTTPESEAASPHLRQLMFDTTRQAFLSTDIQTASLTSLHDSAGRRLQMVDILIDKHLTESDLSAKWLATRLGVSIRTLQQDFQGLGMTCTTVIRDKRLRFAREKIEQLKEQRNVGTIAEVAYSAGFNDISYFNRSFKELFDCAPSELLRAGEPVPKMV from the coding sequence TTGGACCTGTTGCAGAACCGCAGCCTCGTCGATCGCGCCTGGTCGCCGACGCCTTACGATCAATGGTCGGATGACCTTCACAATATCTGCGGGAATTTCAACGCGCACACGATGCAGCGCGGCGACAAGGTGACCGGCACGGCAAGCCGCATCGACGTCTGCGGCATGGAATTTGCCCACGTCTCTAACGATCTCGATTATGTCCATCGCGGCTGGGACGATATTCGCCGCGATGCCCACGAACATCTGTTCCTGATCCTGCAGCTCGAGGGAGCCTGCGGCGTAGAGCATTCCGGCCAGCAGAACATTCTCGATGTCGGCGAATGTATTCTGGTCGATTCCACGCGACCGACCACCTTCTATTTCCGCGGTCACTTCTCCAATCATCTGTCCCTGCATTTGCCGCGGCAATTGATGTATTCGGGCAGCAAGGTGAATTTCGACGTGGCCCGCAAGCTTGCGGCCGACGATCCGATGACGATGATGCTGCGTGCGCTGATCGCCAAGATGATGACGACGCCGGAAAGCGAGGCGGCCTCACCGCATCTGCGTCAGCTGATGTTCGACACGACGCGCCAGGCATTTCTGTCGACCGACATCCAGACGGCAAGCCTGACTTCCTTGCATGACAGTGCCGGCAGGCGCCTGCAGATGGTCGATATTCTGATCGACAAACACCTGACCGAGAGCGATCTCAGCGCCAAATGGCTGGCGACGAGGCTCGGCGTTTCGATCCGCACGCTGCAGCAGGACTTCCAGGGACTAGGCATGACCTGCACCACCGTCATCCGCGACAAACGCCTGCGCTTTGCACGCGAAAAGATCGAGCAGCTCAAAGAGCAGCGCAACGTCGGAACGATCGCCGAAGTCGCCTATTCCGCCGGCTTCAATGACATTTCCTATTTCAACCGCAGCTTCAAGGAACTGTTCGATTGTGCGCCGAGCGAGCTGCTGCGCGCCGGCGAACCGGTGCCAAAGATGGTCTGA
- the hpaR gene encoding homoprotocatechuate degradation operon regulator HpaR, with protein MPSLPGSSRERQRSLAIGLLRAREAVMSHFRPILAAHDVTEQQWRVIRVLSEAGTLDASEVADKASILAPSLTRMIRSLEERGFITKHKDKADGRRVLLRITPTGRAMVDEVMPESLKVYADIGARFGTQRVEQLLDMLDELTALRLEGATGGEE; from the coding sequence ATGCCGTCGTTGCCGGGTTCATCGCGGGAGCGCCAGCGGTCGCTCGCGATCGGGCTTTTGCGGGCGCGCGAAGCGGTGATGAGCCATTTCCGGCCGATCCTGGCGGCGCATGATGTAACCGAGCAGCAATGGCGGGTGATCCGTGTTCTGTCCGAAGCGGGAACGCTCGATGCAAGCGAAGTGGCGGACAAGGCCTCGATCCTGGCGCCGAGCCTGACGCGCATGATCCGCTCGCTCGAAGAGCGCGGCTTCATCACCAAACATAAGGACAAGGCCGACGGTCGGCGGGTGCTGCTGCGGATTACGCCCACGGGGCGAGCAATGGTCGACGAGGTCATGCCGGAGAGCCTGAAGGTCTATGCCGATATCGGCGCACGCTTCGGGACGCAGCGGGTCGAGCAGCTGCTGGACATGCTGGACGAGCTGACGGCGCTGAGGCTCGAAGGCGCGACCGGCGGGGAGGAGTGA
- a CDS encoding Rieske 2Fe-2S domain-containing protein, with amino-acid sequence MPSDPTGFWTPVALSRDLPAATVIPARTASGSIALWRSASGRISASADRCPHRGMRLSHGFVRGEALSCIYHGWSYGQAGNCLRIPAHPGLAPPETIRVATHEVEEAGSVIWVAVGTPASKPPKLDGLIPLRSLTAFAGTAAIEAAAGAKANPDGLVEIDASTGTLCLLLSVQDDAQTLIHVLLKDDLGPAAAIGASRVAESLRRQAEDLQKKEIAR; translated from the coding sequence ATGCCATCCGATCCGACCGGCTTTTGGACGCCAGTCGCCCTTTCCCGGGATCTGCCGGCCGCAACCGTCATCCCCGCCCGGACGGCATCTGGATCGATCGCCCTCTGGCGCAGCGCTTCGGGGCGTATATCGGCATCGGCGGATCGCTGTCCGCACCGCGGTATGCGCTTGTCCCATGGTTTCGTGCGCGGCGAGGCGCTTTCCTGCATCTATCACGGCTGGAGCTATGGCCAGGCCGGAAACTGTCTGCGCATTCCCGCCCATCCGGGGCTGGCGCCGCCGGAAACCATCCGGGTCGCCACCCATGAAGTCGAGGAAGCGGGCAGCGTGATCTGGGTGGCCGTGGGTACGCCCGCTTCGAAGCCGCCGAAGCTTGACGGCCTCATTCCCTTGCGCTCGCTGACGGCGTTTGCAGGCACTGCCGCGATCGAAGCGGCGGCCGGCGCGAAGGCGAACCCTGACGGTCTTGTCGAGATCGACGCATCCACCGGCACTCTCTGTCTGCTGTTATCCGTCCAGGACGACGCGCAGACGCTGATCCATGTGCTGCTGAAGGATGACCTTGGCCCTGCTGCGGCCATCGGCGCTTCGCGGGTTGCCGAAAGTCTGCGCCGCCAAGCTGAGGATCTTCAGAAAAAGGAGATCGCGCGGTGA
- a CDS encoding aromatic ring-hydroxylating oxygenase subunit alpha: protein MSMQAMIDEWYPVGLFSQLDSAGRKTALMGEPIDVAADADGNARVTGGGGRVLPVRVRYGHVWSSLGEPKKEIFPIPEADQPGRRFVDVGVVRVRCSPLRAVENFLDIAHFPFVHTDILGAEPHTEVQNYKVEIREAEDEVWATQVKFYQPQAAKSASGGITTEYMYRVPAPTCSVLYKTCPPRPSEWDVITLFVQPLAEDLCDVWPWMALFDDETAMTDLIHFQQTIFLQDRSILENQIPPLLPLDPGMEIPTRADLTSIAYRRWLKRHNYTYGAQLVAQ from the coding sequence GTGAGCATGCAGGCGATGATCGACGAATGGTATCCGGTTGGGCTTTTCAGCCAGCTCGACAGCGCCGGTCGCAAGACCGCGCTGATGGGCGAGCCGATCGACGTGGCGGCCGACGCCGATGGCAATGCGCGGGTCACGGGTGGCGGCGGCCGTGTTCTGCCGGTGCGCGTACGTTACGGCCATGTCTGGTCTTCGCTCGGCGAGCCGAAGAAGGAAATTTTCCCGATCCCCGAGGCCGATCAGCCCGGCCGCCGTTTCGTCGACGTTGGCGTGGTCCGCGTGCGCTGCTCGCCCCTGCGCGCCGTCGAGAATTTCCTCGACATTGCCCATTTCCCCTTCGTCCACACCGACATTCTCGGCGCAGAGCCGCACACCGAGGTCCAGAACTACAAGGTCGAGATCCGCGAGGCCGAAGACGAAGTCTGGGCAACGCAGGTGAAGTTTTACCAGCCGCAGGCCGCCAAATCGGCAAGCGGCGGGATCACGACGGAATATATGTACCGCGTGCCGGCGCCCACCTGCTCGGTGCTCTACAAGACCTGCCCGCCCCGCCCGAGCGAGTGGGATGTCATCACGCTCTTCGTTCAGCCGCTGGCCGAGGACCTGTGCGACGTCTGGCCGTGGATGGCGCTTTTCGATGACGAGACCGCGATGACCGACCTCATCCACTTCCAGCAGACGATCTTCCTGCAGGACCGGTCGATCCTGGAAAACCAGATCCCGCCGCTTCTGCCGCTCGATCCCGGCATGGAAATCCCGACGCGGGCCGATCTCACATCGATCGCTTACCGGCGCTGGCTGAAGCGTCACAATTATACCTACGGCGCACAGCTGGTGGCGCAATGA
- a CDS encoding glutathione S-transferase family protein, translating into MKLYDYILSPSCYKVRLMAALTGVKLELRPVDFHPGAEHRGPELLALNPAGSIPILEDGDLILTESSAILVYLAAKAAPEWLGNGKAEEAAKVQQWLSFSGRLTASLGGARLHEMLVRPGDIGALQAQGIAALRELEAGLVEQGVCGMRFLAADRPTIADIACFPYVALAPDGGVTLDSYPAIRLWSRALRALDRFIEMPGIHRLHELKPEPHTAPGEV; encoded by the coding sequence ATGAAGCTCTACGACTACATTCTTTCCCCCAGCTGCTACAAGGTGCGCCTGATGGCGGCGCTGACCGGCGTGAAGCTGGAACTCCGCCCGGTGGATTTCCATCCCGGCGCCGAGCATCGCGGCCCCGAGCTTCTCGCCCTCAATCCGGCAGGTTCCATTCCGATCCTGGAGGATGGCGATCTGATCCTGACCGAGTCGTCGGCAATCCTCGTCTATCTCGCCGCCAAGGCAGCACCCGAATGGCTTGGCAATGGCAAGGCCGAAGAAGCGGCAAAGGTGCAGCAATGGCTGTCGTTCTCCGGCCGGCTGACGGCAAGCCTCGGCGGCGCGCGACTTCATGAGATGCTGGTGCGGCCGGGCGATATCGGCGCGCTGCAGGCCCAGGGCATCGCCGCGCTTCGCGAGCTTGAGGCGGGACTGGTCGAGCAGGGTGTTTGCGGCATGCGCTTCCTCGCAGCCGACCGGCCGACAATTGCCGACATCGCCTGCTTCCCCTATGTGGCGCTGGCGCCCGATGGGGGCGTGACGCTGGATTCCTATCCCGCCATCCGGCTCTGGTCGCGGGCCCTGCGTGCGCTCGACAGGTTTATCGAAATGCCCGGTATTCACCGGCTGCACGAATTGAAGCCGGAACCCCATACCGCACCGGGCGAGGTGTGA
- a CDS encoding amidohydrolase, with the protein MTGYLLKNCAAVIVDEGKGPVVRRHVDLLTDGPAIVAVGENLAADALPAGTTVQDAAGWFVYPGLVNTHHHFFQCFVRNRVDLDWTKLSVIEWLERIYPIFSQLNEECFYHSSVTAMAEMIKHGCTTALDHQYNFPRHAGKRLIDRQFEAAELFGMRFHAGRGGNTLPKSEGSTIPDAMLETTDEFIADCARLIGTYHDASPFSMRQVVVAPCQPVNCYRETFVESVALARDRGVMMHTHVGEGESPVIQARHGMRTVDYLEELGFAGPDAFYAHCWELTHDELRKMAASGTGVAHCPEPVYLVGAEVTDIPAMAAFGLRIGLGCDGAASNDNSNLMHCLHSAYMLQCLVSSSRAHPVPAPVDFLGYGTTGGASLLGRRDLGRLAPGMAADLFAIDTRRMDYVGTRHDPLSLIARVGIGMATDMTMINGRIVWQNGEFPGLDEAKLSADAEAALSAVEF; encoded by the coding sequence ATGACCGGCTATCTCCTGAAGAACTGCGCAGCCGTGATCGTCGATGAGGGCAAGGGGCCGGTCGTCCGTCGCCATGTCGATCTCCTGACCGACGGTCCGGCGATAGTGGCGGTCGGTGAAAATCTGGCGGCGGACGCGCTTCCCGCCGGCACGACCGTTCAGGATGCCGCCGGCTGGTTCGTCTATCCCGGCCTCGTCAACACCCACCATCATTTTTTCCAATGCTTCGTGCGCAATCGCGTCGATCTCGACTGGACAAAGCTTTCGGTCATCGAGTGGCTGGAGCGGATCTACCCGATCTTTTCGCAGCTCAATGAGGAGTGTTTTTACCACTCCTCCGTCACGGCGATGGCCGAGATGATCAAACATGGCTGCACCACGGCCTTGGATCACCAATACAATTTCCCCCGCCACGCCGGGAAGCGGTTGATCGACCGCCAGTTCGAGGCAGCCGAACTCTTCGGCATGCGTTTCCATGCCGGCCGCGGCGGCAACACCCTGCCGAAGTCGGAGGGCTCGACCATTCCCGACGCGATGCTGGAAACGACCGACGAATTCATCGCCGACTGCGCCCGGCTGATCGGCACTTATCACGATGCCAGCCCGTTCAGCATGCGCCAGGTCGTGGTCGCGCCCTGCCAGCCGGTGAATTGCTATCGCGAGACCTTCGTGGAATCGGTGGCATTGGCGCGCGATCGCGGCGTCATGATGCACACCCATGTCGGCGAGGGCGAAAGCCCGGTCATTCAGGCTCGTCATGGCATGCGCACGGTCGATTATCTGGAAGAACTCGGCTTTGCCGGGCCCGACGCTTTCTATGCCCATTGCTGGGAGTTGACTCACGACGAACTCAGAAAGATGGCGGCCAGCGGCACCGGCGTGGCGCACTGTCCGGAGCCGGTCTATCTGGTCGGCGCCGAAGTCACCGACATTCCCGCCATGGCCGCCTTCGGCCTGCGCATCGGCCTTGGCTGCGACGGGGCCGCCTCCAACGACAACTCCAACCTGATGCACTGCCTGCACTCGGCCTATATGCTGCAGTGCCTGGTATCTTCGAGCCGCGCCCATCCCGTGCCGGCCCCCGTCGATTTTCTCGGCTACGGCACGACGGGCGGGGCGAGCCTGCTCGGCCGGCGCGACCTCGGCCGGCTGGCGCCCGGCATGGCCGCTGACCTGTTTGCGATCGACACGCGTCGCATGGATTATGTCGGTACGCGGCACGATCCGTTGAGCCTGATTGCCCGTGTCGGCATCGGGATGGCGACCGATATGACGATGATCAATGGCCGTATCGTCTGGCAGAACGGGGAATTCCCCGGTCTCGACGAGGCCAAACTGTCCGCCGACGCCGAGGCCGCCCTATCCGCCGTAGAATTTTAA
- a CDS encoding BMP family ABC transporter substrate-binding protein, whose protein sequence is MTKLTRRNLMTAAAATGLAGALGSRMAFAADQPLGITLVVPSPIGDVGWGHALAAGLEPIKAAYGDKVKVTVLENIAEGPDADRIMTKTVADGNKFLIAGSFGYQNGALQIARRDPSVTVLHASGFQVAPNFSPFAAKYFQGTYLLGMAAAALSKTGKLGSVSAFAIPELITSINAFTLGAQAVKPDIEVSVVWVNSWFDPAKEQEAAKALIAQKCDVIFSNAQDTPSVISACEDAGVYAFNLNSSMKKYAPKTYLGCISTDWSPFFKASVDAHLAGTFKGANAFLGVADKVVEVVDWNPDIPADVMTKIKEIEAKIAGGSFSPFTGPITKADGSEGAASGATMADPEIIAMNWHVKGVSTPLPK, encoded by the coding sequence ATGACCAAACTGACCCGCAGAAACCTGATGACGGCCGCTGCCGCCACCGGCCTTGCCGGCGCGCTCGGCAGCCGCATGGCTTTCGCCGCCGACCAGCCGCTCGGCATCACGCTCGTCGTCCCTTCGCCGATCGGCGATGTCGGCTGGGGGCACGCCCTTGCCGCCGGCCTCGAGCCGATCAAGGCCGCTTACGGCGACAAGGTGAAGGTCACCGTGCTTGAGAATATCGCCGAAGGCCCGGACGCCGACCGCATCATGACCAAGACCGTCGCCGACGGAAACAAGTTCCTGATCGCCGGCTCCTTCGGCTATCAGAACGGCGCCTTGCAGATCGCCCGCCGTGATCCGAGCGTGACGGTCCTGCATGCCTCCGGCTTCCAGGTTGCTCCCAATTTCTCGCCGTTCGCCGCCAAGTATTTCCAGGGCACCTATCTGCTCGGCATGGCCGCGGCAGCACTTTCCAAGACCGGCAAGCTCGGCTCCGTCTCGGCCTTTGCCATTCCCGAACTCATTACCTCGATCAACGCCTTTACGCTCGGCGCCCAGGCGGTAAAGCCGGATATCGAAGTCTCCGTCGTCTGGGTCAATTCCTGGTTCGACCCGGCCAAGGAGCAGGAGGCAGCCAAGGCGCTGATCGCGCAGAAATGCGACGTGATCTTCTCCAATGCCCAGGATACGCCATCGGTCATATCGGCCTGCGAAGACGCCGGCGTCTACGCCTTCAACCTCAACTCCTCGATGAAGAAGTATGCACCGAAAACCTATCTCGGCTGCATCTCGACGGACTGGTCGCCCTTCTTCAAGGCTTCGGTCGATGCCCATCTCGCCGGTACGTTCAAGGGGGCCAATGCGTTCCTCGGCGTCGCCGACAAGGTCGTCGAAGTGGTCGACTGGAACCCTGATATTCCGGCCGACGTGATGACCAAGATCAAAGAGATCGAGGCAAAGATCGCCGGCGGCAGCTTCTCCCCCTTCACCGGGCCGATCACCAAGGCCGATGGCAGCGAAGGTGCCGCCTCGGGCGCAACCATGGCCGACCCCGAGATCATCGCCATGAATTGGCACGTCAAGGGCGTCTCGACGCCGCTGCCGAAATAA